The segment CCCCCTTCGACAAACCGGGTGTGTTACAATTGCCGCGGGCGCAGCAATTGGGATCGGCTGTGCCGAAGCAGAGAGGGGGAATGCTGAAAAAAGGAGGGGATCCTGTATGAATGTACGACAGCGCACGGAAGAGATCGAACGTATGACCTTTGCACCATGGGCGACCTTCAGCGACCAGAGCAGGGGGAGAATGGTGCAGGAGGAACAGGACCCGATCAGGCCGGTGTTCCAGCGCGACCGTGACCGGGTGCTGCACTGCAAGGCCTTCCGCCGCCTCAAGCAGAAAACGCAGGTATTTCTCTCGCCGGAAGGAGATCTGTACCGGACCCGGCTGACCCATACGCTGGAAGTTTCACAGATCGCCCGTACCATTGCCCGGGCCCTGCGGCTCAACGAGGATCTGACTGAGGCCATCAGTCTGGCCCATGATCTGGGGCATACGCCCTTTGGACATGCGGGTGAGCAGGCGTTGAACGAGCTCTGCCCGGATGGCTTCAAGCACTATATGCAGAGCCTGCGTGTGGTGGACAGGCTGGAAAAGGACGGAAGGGGCCTGAACCTGACATGGGAGGTGCGCAACGGCATCGTGACCCACACCAAGGGGACGTGGGCGGCAACGCCGGAGGGACGCATCGTGCGCATGGCCGACCAGATCGCCTTTGTGAACCATGATATCGAGGATGCCGTTCGTGCCGGGGTGCTGGACCCGGACATTCTGCCCAAAGAGTGCACGGCTGTGCTGGGCAGGACCAAATCTGCCCGCATCACCACAATGATCAACAGCATTCTGGCCAACAGCGAAGGCGATGTGAAGGTGGGCACAGAGGAAAACGAGGCTTTCCTCGCGTTGCGCGACTTCATGTACGCTACGGTGTATGTGGACCGGAGCGCCAAGCGGGAGGAGCAGAAGGTGGGCAAGGTGATCGAAGAGCTGTATGAGTACTACCTGAGCCACATCGATCAGATGTCCAACTTTTATGTCCAGCTGGCCTATCAGGAGGGCAGAGAGCGTGCCGTCACCGACTACATCAGCGGCATGAGCGATGAATTTGCCATCCGGACCTTTGAGGAAATTTTTGTGCCGCAGAAATGGCATGTGTTGTAAACTTTGAAAGGTTGTTTGAAAGATCCATGATCCCACACGAATACATTGAGGAACTGACCCGCCGCACCGACATTGTGGAGCTGGTGGGCAGCTATGTGCAGCTCAAGCGCAAAGGGCGGCTGTACGGCGGTCTGTGTCCCTTCCACAGCGAGAAAACGCCCTCTTTCTATGTCTACCCGGACACCCAGAGCTTCTACTGCTTTGGCTGTCAGGCGGCAGGCGATGCCATCAGCTTTGTCAGAAAGATCAACAGCATCGATTACCCGGAGGCCGTCAAGCTGCTGGCGGCGCGGGCCGGAATGCCCGAACCGCAGGAGGACGACAAGACAGGCCGGATGCGCAGCCGCATTCTTTCCATGAACAAGGAGGCTGCGCGCTTTTTCCATGCCTGTCTGAACTCCACCGTGGAGGAAGCACGGCAGGCGCGGGCCTACTGGCGGCGGCGCGGACTGGACGATAAGACCATTGCACGGTTCGGGCTGGGCTATGCACCCGATGACGGACAGGCCCTGTACCTGTACCTGCGGGATAAGGGCTACAACCAGCAGGAGCTGGATGCCAGCGGCCTGTTCAAGCGCAGCCAGTCCGGCCGTATCTACTGCCTGTTCTGGAAGCGGGTGATGACCCCCATCTTTGACCTGCGGGGCAATATCATCGCGTTCGGCGGGCGGGTGCTGGACGATTCCAAACCAAAGTATGTCAACAGCCCGGAAACGCTGGTGTACCACAAATCGGAAACGGTATTTGCATTGCAGATCGCAAAGCGCAGTGCAGTGCGCCGGTTCGTGCTGTGTGAGGGCTACATGGACGTGATCAGTATGCATCAGGCGGGGATCGATACTGCGGTGTGCGCCTGCGGCACGGCCCTGACACCGGAGCAGGTGCGGCTCATCAGCGAATATGCAGATGAGGTCATTCTAAGCTACGATTCCGACGAGGCCGGCCAGAAGGCGACTCTGCGTTCACTGGAACTGTTCCGCAACAGCCCGGTGAAAGTGGGCGTTTTGCAGATCCCCGGGGCAAAAGACCCGGACGAGTACATCAAAAAGTACGGTGCAGAACGATTCAAGGCGCTGCTGGACGGTGTGGGCAATGCACTGGATTTCCGGCTGGGCCGCCTGCGCAGCCAGTACGATCTTGCACAGGATGCGCAGCGGCTGGAATACGTCAAGGAAGCTTTGAATATGCTGGCAGAGCGCTCCAACCCTACTGAGCAGGAGGTGTATGCGGGCCGTCTGGCAGAGGAGACCAATATCTCCAAAACAGCCATTATGACCCAGCTGGAAACGGCAGTGAAAAAGGCCGGAAACAGGCGCCGCTGGGAGAAACGGCAGCAGGTGCTCAAGTCCGGCGAAATGAACCAGATCAAGCTGCCCTACAGCGCGGGCGGCAGTCAGGCGCTGGGGATCGCAAGTGCACAGCAGCGGCTGCTGGCAGCGATCCTGCGGGAGCCGCAGTATCTGAAGCTGGCAGAGAAGGAGCTGTTGCCGGAGCAGTTCATCCAGCCCCAGCAAAAGGAGCTGTACGAGGCCATGCTTCGCTGCAGCAGGGAAGGCATTGAGCTCAACCTGACCACGCTGCGGGCCTATGTCAGTGAAGAAGCGCTGAATGAGCTGAGCCGTTTTGCGGCACAATACAGCGAAGTGAATTGCACGCCGGACGATATCCGGCTGTATCTGGACCGCATTGCCCGGGGGATGCCCGTGGCAGGCAAGGCGGCGCATATGTCCAATGAGGAACTGAGTGATTACCTCCAGTCGATGCGCGAAAAAAAGCAGGGAAGCGTTCCTGTAGAAGAATGAGACCGCTGCTTTTCCCTCCGGCTGGAGCAGGAGCGGAAAGGAGCAGGAATCATGCAGAAATTGTCGCAAACGGAGGAATTGGCCCGGGAGCTGGCCTCCCATGCCCGCCGTCACACCGTGACGCCGGAACAGATCAGCCGTGCTATGGACGAGAAGGATTACGATGTGGCACAGCTGGATGAGCTGTATGCTGCATTGGAGACCCGCGGCGTACATCTGGCCGAAGAAGAGACCGAGCTGCCTGCATTGGACGAAACGCAGATCGGCAGGCTGGAGCACGAGCTTTCGGCCGAAGGCGTGGCACTGGATGACCCGGTAAAGACCTATCTGAAGGAGATCGGACAGGTGCCGCTGCTGACGGCAGAACAGGAAACGGAGCTTGCCCGTGCGGCGCAGGCCGGAGACGAGGATGCCCGCCGTCGCCTGAGCGAAGCAAATCTGCGGCTGGTGGTGTCGGTGGCAAAACGCTACGCCGGGCGGGGACTGCCGTTTCTTGATCTGATCCAGGAGGGCAATCTGGGGCTGATGAAGGCTGCAGAAAAATTTGAGCCGGAACGGGGTTTCAAGTTCTCCACCTATGCCACATGGTGGATCCGGCAGTCCATCACACGGGCCATTGCGGATCAGGGGAGAACGATCCGCATCCCGGTGCATCTGGTGGAGAGCATCAACCGGGTCAAAAAGACGGCTGGCGACCTGCTGCGCAAAAATGGCCGGGAGCCTACGGTGGAGGAGATCGCCGTGCGGCTGGATATGGAGCCTGCCCGGGTGCGGGAGCTTTTGCAGTTGGCACAGGACCCCATCAGTCTGGAAACACCAGTGGGTGAAGAAGAGGACGCCCACCTTGAGGATTTTATTCAGGACGAGGAAGCGGGCGTCCCGGTGGATGAAGCCGGGCGGCAGCTGCTGCGCCGGGAGCTGTTCAGCGTGCTCAAGAGCCTGACGCCCCGGGAAGAGCGGGTGATCGCACTGCGGTTCGGGCTGGAGGATGGCCGGGCCCGCACACTGGAAGAATTGGGCAAAGAGTTCAATGTGACGCGGGAGCGGGTGCGGCAGATCGAAGCCAAGGCCCTGCGCAAGCTGCGGCACCCCAGCAGGGCAAAGCGCCTGCGGGATTACTTGGATGAGTGAACGATTATAATTGCCGCCGCGTGCGCTCTGGCAATATTAGAGGAAACATTATTTTTTATATTTGCAGCTCAGAAAAGCCTGCGGGCTTTTCTGAGCTGCTTTTTCACGAAAAAAGGACCACGAAGGAAAACGGACATATCCGACTGTAAAAGTAATACTCCAAAACACAAGAGCAAAGATAGACAAATTGCACAAGGGGATTATGAACAGGAACGTGCAAAATAAAAAAATCAAGACCCAAAACGGAAAAAAGCAACACACTGCCGGGTGTGCCGAAATTGAAAGAAAAATAAATTTATTTTGGCAAAAATCTGAAAAATGGCTTGACAACAAGACTTTTAGAGTTTATACTGTATTAGTATCACATAATGGACTAGTGCGCCAAAAAGGGGAACACAGAGGCAGCGGCTGGATGGGTCAAACCGGAAAGTTTGTGAAAAACGCCGAAAGGCTCCCTTCGACGCGGGTCGAATTATGTGTGTCTGCTCAAATTTGACCCGTGTATACGACATCCCGTAGAGTATAAAAGTAAGGAGTGGTTGATTTTATGATGAAAGTCAAGCCCGTAAAGCTCGGCAAAACCGAGCGCATGAGCTTCTCCCACATCGACGAAGTCATCAGTATGCCGAACCTGATCGAGGTCCAGAAGAACTCTTATCAGTGGTTCCTGGACGAGGGCCTGAAAGAGGTCTTCCACGATATCGGCACCATTGAGGACTACACCGGCAATCTGGCACTGAGCTTTGTGGACTTCCGTCTGGATAAGGAGCCGAAGTACAGCATCAAGGAGTGCAAGGAGCGCGACGTGACCTATGCAGCACCCCTGCGCGTCACCGCCCGTCTGCTGAACAAGGAAACCGGTGAAGTGAAGGATCAGGAGATCTTCATGGGCGATTTCCCGCTGATGACCGATGCCGGCACCTTTGTGATCAACGGTGCAGAGCGTGCTATCGTCAGCCAGCTGGTCCGCTCTCCCGGCGTGTTCTACGGTGATGCCAAGGATAAGGTGGGCAACGACCTGTACAGCGCAACCATGAACCCCAACCGTGGTGCATGGCTGGAGTACGAGACCGATGCTTCCGATGTGTTCTATGTCCGTATCGATAAGAACCGCAAGCTGCCGGTCACGGTGCTGTGCCGTGCACTGGGCCTGTCCACCAATGAGGACATCCTGAACTTCTTTGGCGACGATGAGCGCATCCTCGCTACTCTGGAAAAGGATACCACCAAGAATCAGGAAGAGGGCCTGCTGGAAGTCTACCGCAAGCTGCGCCCCGGCGAGCCTCCCACGGTGGAGTCCGCTACCAGCCAGATCAACATGCTGTTCTTCGACCCGCGTCGCTACGACCTGTCTCGTTTCGGCCGTTATAAGATGAACAAGAAGCTGTCTCTGGCCCGCCGCATCACCGGTCAGGTGGCTGCTGAGAATGTGGTTGCTCCGCTCACCGGCGAGATCCTGATCGAGGCCGGTGCCAAGATCACCCGCGAGCTGGCCGAGAAGGCTGACAACGCCGGTGTGAATTTGGTCGAGCTGAAGCTCGACGATCCCATGAAGGAAGAGAGCCGGAAGATCAAGGTCATCACCAATGGCTGTGTGGATGCACAGGGCTTCTTCTCCTTTGACGTGAAGGAGTGCGGCATCAACGAGCGCTGCTCCTTCGACGAGATCAAGAAGATCCTGGACACCACCTCTGATGTGGAAGAGCAGAAGGAGATGCTGCGCCGCAACCACGACCAGCTGATCGGCCGCACCGTTACGGTTGCCGATATTCTGGCTTCCATCAACTACCTGAACGGTCTGGGCCACAACATTGGCACCACTGATGATATCGACCATCTGGGCAACCGCCGCATCCGCAGCGTGGGTGAGCTGCTGCAGAACCAGTTCCGCATCGGCTTCTCCCGCATGGAGCGCGTCATCCGTGAGCGCATGACCCTGCAGAGTCAGGATCAGAGCGTGATCACTCCGCAGGCCCTCATCAACATCCGTCCGGTGGTGGCGGCCATCAAGGAGTTCTTCGGTTCTTCTCCGCTGTCCCAGTTCATGGATCAGAACAACCCGCTGGCTGAGCTGACCCACAAGCGCCGTCTGTCTGCTCTGGGCCCCGGCGGTCTGAGCCGTGACCGCGCAGGTTTCGAGGTCCGCGACGTTCACTACAGCCACTACGGCCGTATGTGCCCCATCGAGACCCCTGAAGGCCCCAACATCGGTCTGATCTCCTATCTGGCATCCTACGCAAAGATCAACGAATATGGCTTCGTGGAAGCTCCGTACCGCAAGGTCAAGAAGACCTACGACGAGAATGGCCGCCTGCTCGAGCAGGTTGTCACCGACGAAGTGGAGTATATGACCGCTGACGTTGAGGACGAGTACGTTGTGGCACAGGCCAACGAGCCGCTGGATGAGGGCAAGCACTTCGTGCGTCCCCGCGTTTCTGCCCGCCGCCGCGATGAGATCCTGGAAATCGACGCAGAGAAGGTCGATTACATGGACGTTTCTCCGCGAATGATGGTCTCTGTTGCTACCGCATGCATCCCCTTCCTGGAGAACGATGACTGTAACCGTGCTCTGATGGGCTCCAACATGCAGCGTCAGGCAGTGCCTCTGATGGTCACCCAGCAGCCCATCGTTGCTACCGGTATGGAATACAAGGCAGCTACCGACTCCGGCACCGCTGTTCTGGCAAAGAATGACGGTATCGTTGAGAAGATGGATGCCGACCACGTTGTTGTGCGCAACAACAAGGGCGAGCTGGAGGACTATCCTCTGATCAAGTTCGCACGCTCCAATGCAGGCACCTGCATCAACCAGCGTCCCATCGTCGAGGTTGGCGAGAGCGTCAAGGCCGGTCAGGTGCTGGCCGACGGCCCTGCAATGCGCAATGGCGAGATCTCTCTGGGCAAGAACGCCCTGATCGGCTTCATGACCTGGGAAGGCTACAACTACGAGGACGCCGTTCTGCTGAACGAGAAGATCGTGCGCGAGGACGTGTACACCTCCATTCATATTGAAGAGTACGAGACCGAGAGCCGCGACACCAAGCTGGGACCTGAGGAGATCACCCGTGATATCCCCAACGTCTCTGAGGATGCGCTGAAGGATCTGGACGAGCGCGGCATCATCCGCATCGGTGCCGAGGTCAAGAGCGGCGACATTCTGGTCGGTAAGGTCACCCCGAAGGGCGAGACCGAGCTGACCGCTGAGGAGCGCCTGCTGCGCGCCATCTTCGGCGAGAAGGCCCGCGAAGTGCGCGATACCTCTCTGCGTGTGCCCCACGGCGCATACGGCATCATCGTGGACGTCAAGGTGTTCACCCCGGAGAACAGCGACGAGCTGCAGCCCGGCGTGCGCGAGGTCGTTCGCTGCTATATCGCCCAGAAGCGCAAGATCAGCGTCGGCGATAAGATGGCAGGCCGTCACGGCAACAAGGGTGTCGTTTCCCGCATTCTGCCGCAGGAGGACATGCCCTACCTGCCCGACGGCACCCCGCTGGACATCGTGCTGAACCCCCTGGGCGTTCCTTCCCGTATGAACATCGGTCAGGTGCTGGAAGTCAACCTGGGCTACGCTGCCAAGGCATGCGGCATCAAGGTCATGACTCCCGTCTTCGATTCCGCCCGTGAGAACGACATCGGCGATACCTTTGATACCGCCCGCGAGATGTGGCACGGTGAGAATGCTCCTGCATATCCCACCAAGCTCCCCAAGATCATGGGTGAGAAGGGCCACATCATCGACTTCTCCAAGATTGAGCTGGACCGCGATGGCAAGACCACCGTTTACGACGGCCGCACCGGTGAGAAGTTCGATAACCGCGTTACCGTCGGTTATATGTACTACCTGAAGCTGCATCACCTGGTCGATGATAAGATCCATGCACGTTCCACCGGCCCCTACTCTCTGGTCACTCAGCAGCCTCTGGGCGGCAAGGCCCAGTTTGGCGGCCAGCGCTTCGGCGAGATGGAAGTCTGGGCACTGGAAGCTTACGGCGCTGCATACACCCTGCAGGAGATCCTGACCGTCAAGTCCGACGACGTGGAGGGCCGTGTCAAGACCTACGAGGCGATTGTCAAGGGCGAGCCCATCCCGCAGCCCGGCATC is part of the Faecalibacterium sp. HTF-F genome and harbors:
- the dnaG gene encoding DNA primase, with translation MIPHEYIEELTRRTDIVELVGSYVQLKRKGRLYGGLCPFHSEKTPSFYVYPDTQSFYCFGCQAAGDAISFVRKINSIDYPEAVKLLAARAGMPEPQEDDKTGRMRSRILSMNKEAARFFHACLNSTVEEARQARAYWRRRGLDDKTIARFGLGYAPDDGQALYLYLRDKGYNQQELDASGLFKRSQSGRIYCLFWKRVMTPIFDLRGNIIAFGGRVLDDSKPKYVNSPETLVYHKSETVFALQIAKRSAVRRFVLCEGYMDVISMHQAGIDTAVCACGTALTPEQVRLISEYADEVILSYDSDEAGQKATLRSLELFRNSPVKVGVLQIPGAKDPDEYIKKYGAERFKALLDGVGNALDFRLGRLRSQYDLAQDAQRLEYVKEALNMLAERSNPTEQEVYAGRLAEETNISKTAIMTQLETAVKKAGNRRRWEKRQQVLKSGEMNQIKLPYSAGGSQALGIASAQQRLLAAILREPQYLKLAEKELLPEQFIQPQQKELYEAMLRCSREGIELNLTTLRAYVSEEALNELSRFAAQYSEVNCTPDDIRLYLDRIARGMPVAGKAAHMSNEELSDYLQSMREKKQGSVPVEE
- the rpoD gene encoding RNA polymerase sigma factor RpoD; this encodes MQKLSQTEELARELASHARRHTVTPEQISRAMDEKDYDVAQLDELYAALETRGVHLAEEETELPALDETQIGRLEHELSAEGVALDDPVKTYLKEIGQVPLLTAEQETELARAAQAGDEDARRRLSEANLRLVVSVAKRYAGRGLPFLDLIQEGNLGLMKAAEKFEPERGFKFSTYATWWIRQSITRAIADQGRTIRIPVHLVESINRVKKTAGDLLRKNGREPTVEEIAVRLDMEPARVRELLQLAQDPISLETPVGEEEDAHLEDFIQDEEAGVPVDEAGRQLLRRELFSVLKSLTPREERVIALRFGLEDGRARTLEELGKEFNVTRERVRQIEAKALRKLRHPSRAKRLRDYLDE
- a CDS encoding DNA-directed RNA polymerase subunit beta — encoded protein: MMKVKPVKLGKTERMSFSHIDEVISMPNLIEVQKNSYQWFLDEGLKEVFHDIGTIEDYTGNLALSFVDFRLDKEPKYSIKECKERDVTYAAPLRVTARLLNKETGEVKDQEIFMGDFPLMTDAGTFVINGAERAIVSQLVRSPGVFYGDAKDKVGNDLYSATMNPNRGAWLEYETDASDVFYVRIDKNRKLPVTVLCRALGLSTNEDILNFFGDDERILATLEKDTTKNQEEGLLEVYRKLRPGEPPTVESATSQINMLFFDPRRYDLSRFGRYKMNKKLSLARRITGQVAAENVVAPLTGEILIEAGAKITRELAEKADNAGVNLVELKLDDPMKEESRKIKVITNGCVDAQGFFSFDVKECGINERCSFDEIKKILDTTSDVEEQKEMLRRNHDQLIGRTVTVADILASINYLNGLGHNIGTTDDIDHLGNRRIRSVGELLQNQFRIGFSRMERVIRERMTLQSQDQSVITPQALINIRPVVAAIKEFFGSSPLSQFMDQNNPLAELTHKRRLSALGPGGLSRDRAGFEVRDVHYSHYGRMCPIETPEGPNIGLISYLASYAKINEYGFVEAPYRKVKKTYDENGRLLEQVVTDEVEYMTADVEDEYVVAQANEPLDEGKHFVRPRVSARRRDEILEIDAEKVDYMDVSPRMMVSVATACIPFLENDDCNRALMGSNMQRQAVPLMVTQQPIVATGMEYKAATDSGTAVLAKNDGIVEKMDADHVVVRNNKGELEDYPLIKFARSNAGTCINQRPIVEVGESVKAGQVLADGPAMRNGEISLGKNALIGFMTWEGYNYEDAVLLNEKIVREDVYTSIHIEEYETESRDTKLGPEEITRDIPNVSEDALKDLDERGIIRIGAEVKSGDILVGKVTPKGETELTAEERLLRAIFGEKAREVRDTSLRVPHGAYGIIVDVKVFTPENSDELQPGVREVVRCYIAQKRKISVGDKMAGRHGNKGVVSRILPQEDMPYLPDGTPLDIVLNPLGVPSRMNIGQVLEVNLGYAAKACGIKVMTPVFDSARENDIGDTFDTAREMWHGENAPAYPTKLPKIMGEKGHIIDFSKIELDRDGKTTVYDGRTGEKFDNRVTVGYMYYLKLHHLVDDKIHARSTGPYSLVTQQPLGGKAQFGGQRFGEMEVWALEAYGAAYTLQEILTVKSDDVEGRVKTYEAIVKGEPIPQPGIPESFRVMLKELQSLGMDVVVQDKEGNEIDMRQNFDDEETGFDMRDVAGTENVVQESELLNDYNIKDADAGFDDPSVLEDDNSGSEAPASSDEVDF
- a CDS encoding deoxyguanosinetriphosphate triphosphohydrolase yields the protein MNVRQRTEEIERMTFAPWATFSDQSRGRMVQEEQDPIRPVFQRDRDRVLHCKAFRRLKQKTQVFLSPEGDLYRTRLTHTLEVSQIARTIARALRLNEDLTEAISLAHDLGHTPFGHAGEQALNELCPDGFKHYMQSLRVVDRLEKDGRGLNLTWEVRNGIVTHTKGTWAATPEGRIVRMADQIAFVNHDIEDAVRAGVLDPDILPKECTAVLGRTKSARITTMINSILANSEGDVKVGTEENEAFLALRDFMYATVYVDRSAKREEQKVGKVIEELYEYYLSHIDQMSNFYVQLAYQEGRERAVTDYISGMSDEFAIRTFEEIFVPQKWHVL